One segment of Vibrio orientalis CIP 102891 = ATCC 33934 DNA contains the following:
- the proB gene encoding glutamate 5-kinase, with translation MNQESGNTVQSQTVVVKLGTSVLTGGTLALDRAHMVELVRQCAELKKQGHSVVMVSSGAIAAGREHLGYPALPNSMASKQLLAAVGQSQLIQTWESLFAIYGLKIGQMLLTRADLEDRERFLNARDTINALVENDIIPVVNENDAVATSEIKVGDNDNLSALVGILCGADKLLLLTDQKGLFTADPRKDPNAELIKEVKTIDDTLRKIAGGSGTTLGTGGMATKLQAADIARRAGIEVIIAAGSAPNVVFDSLGDNPQGTRFLPCEEALENRKRWILAGPAASGDIVIDDGAVNAVVGKGSSLLAKGLTKVSGEFARGDVVRVTDTQGKLIARGIASYSSQDMAKIVGKHSKDIIGILGYDYGNEVLHRDDMVVIQE, from the coding sequence ATGAATCAAGAAAGCGGAAATACCGTACAGTCTCAGACTGTCGTGGTTAAACTAGGTACAAGTGTTTTAACGGGTGGTACGTTGGCATTGGATCGAGCTCATATGGTTGAGCTGGTACGTCAGTGTGCTGAACTTAAAAAGCAAGGCCACTCTGTGGTTATGGTTTCGTCGGGCGCGATTGCGGCTGGCCGTGAACACCTAGGATACCCCGCACTGCCCAATTCTATGGCAAGTAAGCAGCTTTTAGCGGCGGTGGGTCAAAGTCAGTTAATTCAAACCTGGGAATCTCTGTTTGCAATTTATGGCCTTAAGATAGGTCAAATGTTGCTGACACGTGCTGATTTAGAAGATCGTGAACGCTTCCTTAATGCGCGCGACACCATCAACGCTCTCGTCGAAAACGACATTATTCCTGTCGTAAATGAAAACGATGCGGTAGCGACGAGCGAAATCAAAGTGGGTGACAACGATAACTTGTCTGCTTTAGTCGGTATTTTGTGTGGCGCAGATAAGCTGCTGCTACTGACTGACCAAAAAGGTTTATTTACTGCTGACCCTCGCAAAGACCCAAATGCCGAGCTGATTAAGGAAGTTAAGACCATTGACGATACGCTGCGCAAAATTGCCGGTGGTAGTGGTACCACGCTAGGTACTGGCGGCATGGCAACTAAGTTGCAAGCGGCAGATATTGCACGTCGCGCAGGTATCGAGGTCATCATTGCTGCGGGTAGCGCGCCAAATGTGGTGTTTGATTCACTTGGTGATAACCCACAAGGCACACGTTTCTTACCGTGTGAAGAAGCATTAGAAAACCGTAAGCGTTGGATTCTTGCAGGACCAGCCGCGTCAGGTGATATTGTGATTGATGATGGTGCCGTTAACGCTGTGGTCGGTAAGGGCAGTAGCCTGCTTGCTAAAGGTTTAACTAAAGTGAGCGGCGAGTTCGCTCGCGGCGACGTTGTACGCGTGACTGACACACAAGGTAAATTGATTGCACGCGGTATCGCCAGTTACTCAAGCCAAGACATGGCCAAAATTGTCGGCAAGCACAGTAAAGATATTATTGGAATTTTAGGTTATGACTACGGCAATGAAGTATTGCACCGTGACGATATGGTCGTAATCCAAGAATAA
- the nrdR gene encoding transcriptional regulator NrdR, giving the protein MHCPFCSENDTKVIDSRLVADGHQVRRRRQCLACSERFTTFETAELVMPRVIKSNGNREPFNEDKMVGGLQRALEKRPVSADAVDVSISMIKSQLRATGEREVPSEMIGNLVMDQLKELDKVAYIRFASVYRSFEDIREFGEEIARLED; this is encoded by the coding sequence ATGCATTGTCCTTTTTGTTCTGAGAACGATACTAAAGTAATTGATTCTCGTCTGGTTGCTGATGGCCATCAAGTGCGACGTCGTCGTCAATGTCTTGCGTGTAGCGAGCGTTTTACTACTTTTGAAACGGCTGAGCTCGTTATGCCAAGAGTGATTAAATCTAACGGCAACCGCGAACCATTCAATGAAGACAAAATGGTCGGTGGTCTTCAGCGCGCATTAGAAAAGCGTCCGGTGAGTGCCGATGCAGTGGATGTGTCGATCAGCATGATTAAGTCTCAGCTCCGAGCAACTGGTGAGCGAGAAGTACCAAGTGAAATGATTGGTAACTTGGTGATGGATCAACTTAAAGAACTTGATAAGGTTGCCTATATTCGATTTGCCTCTGTCTATCGTAGCTTTGAAGATATTCGCGAGTTTGGCGAAGAGATCGCTCGTTTAGAAGACTAA
- the ribD gene encoding bifunctional diaminohydroxyphosphoribosylaminopyrimidine deaminase/5-amino-6-(5-phosphoribosylamino)uracil reductase RibD, with amino-acid sequence MPLFTPQDFTMMSRAIELAKGGIYTTAPNPNVGCVIVQGDEIVGEGFHYRAGEPHAEVHALRMAGDRAVGATAYVTLEPCSHYGRTPPCAEGLIKAKVAKVICAMEDPNPKVAGRGIQMLRDAGITVEVGLLEQQAESLNPAFIKQMKTGMPFVQLKMAASIDGQTALANGQSQWITSPQARQDVQKYRAKSGAILSTSKTVIEDNASLNVRWDDLPLSLQEAYSQQELRQPVRVILDRNHQLTSDLKLMSTEGERIIVAEGQDLEPILNDEQLIDLAATFSALAKQHHINHLWVEAGATLASSLIKANLVDELILYLAPKIMGSDGRGLLGALGLESMAETIDLNVKDVRQVGQDIRITATLKNKES; translated from the coding sequence ATGCCACTATTTACCCCCCAAGATTTTACTATGATGTCGCGTGCTATTGAGTTGGCAAAAGGCGGCATCTATACCACGGCCCCTAATCCTAATGTCGGTTGTGTGATCGTTCAAGGTGATGAAATTGTCGGTGAAGGCTTTCATTATCGCGCTGGCGAACCGCACGCTGAAGTTCACGCATTGCGTATGGCTGGTGACAGAGCGGTCGGCGCCACTGCTTACGTCACATTAGAGCCTTGCTCCCACTATGGACGCACACCTCCTTGTGCAGAGGGCTTAATTAAAGCCAAAGTGGCGAAAGTCATTTGTGCAATGGAAGACCCTAATCCCAAAGTCGCTGGGCGTGGCATTCAAATGTTACGTGATGCGGGCATCACGGTTGAAGTAGGCTTACTTGAGCAACAAGCAGAGTCGCTCAATCCCGCTTTCATTAAACAGATGAAAACTGGGATGCCTTTTGTTCAGCTCAAAATGGCAGCGAGCATCGATGGCCAAACAGCGTTAGCTAATGGTCAAAGCCAGTGGATTACCTCACCACAAGCAAGGCAAGACGTGCAAAAGTATCGCGCTAAGAGTGGGGCGATCTTATCAACCAGCAAAACAGTGATTGAAGATAATGCTTCGTTGAACGTGCGCTGGGATGATCTTCCTCTATCGTTACAAGAAGCATACTCACAGCAAGAACTTCGCCAACCAGTTAGAGTGATTTTAGATAGAAACCATCAGTTGACCTCAGATCTCAAGTTAATGAGTACTGAGGGCGAGCGAATTATTGTCGCAGAAGGTCAAGATCTCGAACCTATACTCAATGATGAGCAATTGATCGATCTCGCAGCGACATTTTCTGCCTTAGCAAAACAGCACCATATTAATCACCTATGGGTGGAGGCTGGCGCGACGCTCGCGAGTAGCCTTATCAAAGCTAACCTCGTTGATGAGCTTATTCTCTATTTGGCCCCTAAGATCATGGGTAGCGATGGTAGAGGGTTACTCGGTGCGTTAGGTTTAGAGTCAATGGCAGAGACAATCGATCTCAATGTCAAAGATGTAAGACAGGTTGGTCAGGATATTCGTATTACTGCCACCTTAAAGAATAAAGAGTCGTAA
- the crl gene encoding sigma factor-binding protein Crl, which yields MSEQTKSPTHYRLLTTLRAIGPYLRESQSSEGSYLFDCLSVCVNDKKSPEQREFWGWWLELEKNGEAFEARYRSGLYDVTGEWQDKALPKKAIQDVTRTQEVFHQKLLETLEKEFEIPLAIHKESVEFV from the coding sequence ATGTCTGAACAGACAAAAAGTCCGACACATTATCGCTTGTTAACCACACTGAGGGCTATTGGGCCTTACCTGCGCGAATCACAAAGTTCTGAAGGCTCTTACTTGTTTGATTGCCTATCGGTTTGCGTCAATGATAAAAAATCACCAGAGCAGCGCGAGTTTTGGGGCTGGTGGCTTGAACTTGAGAAAAATGGTGAGGCATTTGAAGCCCGTTACCGCTCAGGTTTATACGACGTGACAGGGGAGTGGCAAGACAAAGCGCTACCTAAAAAGGCCATTCAAGATGTCACTCGAACCCAAGAAGTGTTTCACCAAAAGCTGCTTGAAACTCTCGAAAAAGAGTTTGAAATCCCACTGGCGATTCACAAGGAATCTGTCGAATTCGTCTAA
- the tet(34) gene encoding oxytetracycline resistance phosphoribosyltransferase domain-containing protein Tet(34): MAKKFIITWDQMHTLCRELAEKQMPAEQWKGIWAVSRGGLVPGAILARELGIRHVDTICISSYDHDHQRDMTVVKAPEGDGEGFLIVEDLVDSGDTARKLRDMYPKAKLIAVCAKPAGVELLDDYVVDIAQDTWIEQPWDMSIQYVEPINRKQK; this comes from the coding sequence ATGGCTAAGAAATTCATTATCACTTGGGACCAAATGCACACACTTTGTCGTGAATTGGCAGAAAAACAGATGCCAGCAGAGCAGTGGAAAGGTATTTGGGCTGTGAGCCGTGGCGGTCTTGTTCCTGGCGCAATCCTAGCGCGTGAACTAGGTATTCGTCACGTTGATACAATTTGTATCTCTAGCTACGACCATGATCACCAGCGTGATATGACGGTAGTGAAAGCACCAGAAGGTGACGGTGAAGGTTTCCTAATCGTTGAAGACCTAGTGGACAGTGGTGACACTGCGCGTAAACTTCGCGACATGTACCCGAAAGCGAAATTGATCGCTGTATGTGCAAAACCTGCAGGTGTTGAACTACTAGATGACTACGTAGTTGATATCGCACAAGACACTTGGATTGAGCAACCATGGGATATGTCAATTCAGTACGTTGAGCCAATCAATCGTAAACAAAAGTAA
- the frsA gene encoding esterase FrsA, translating to MSEEVSKNLSETLFANHKQAKETSGLTRYMPSSQTFLDGKLEEDGYKWYRNLRRMQWSWQGLDPIEIEAVLAKIAASKHSRTNDQWLDTVMGYHSGNWTYEWTKLGMLHQKRAAELKGEDAADEMFNASLCFSIAGYPHLKNDNLAAQAQVLASNAYTEASNKTKYIVKRIEIPYQKKTIVAHLHLTSTEKPQPVVMVSAGLDSLQTDLWALFRDHLAKKNIAMLTVDMPSIGYNTHWNLTEDTSRLHQAVLNELYHIPYVDHHKVGLIGFRFGGNAMVRLSFLEQDKIKACVSLGAPIHDVLSSPEKLKQMPKMYLDVLASRLGKTAVDIHSLAGQLMAWSLKVQGILAGRKTRVPILAMSLENDPVSPYSDNQLVAVYSDYGKAKKISAKTITQGYEQSLDLAIKWLEDELIR from the coding sequence ATGTCAGAGGAAGTCAGCAAGAACCTCTCCGAAACCTTATTTGCGAATCATAAGCAAGCAAAAGAAACGTCTGGGCTTACCCGCTATATGCCGAGTAGCCAAACATTTCTTGATGGTAAGCTAGAGGAGGATGGCTATAAGTGGTATCGCAATCTTCGTCGTATGCAGTGGTCATGGCAGGGACTTGACCCCATAGAGATCGAAGCGGTGTTGGCCAAAATTGCGGCCTCTAAGCATTCGCGTACCAACGATCAGTGGCTAGATACCGTGATGGGCTACCACAGTGGTAACTGGACTTATGAGTGGACGAAACTGGGGATGCTGCATCAAAAGCGCGCAGCAGAACTTAAGGGAGAGGATGCGGCAGATGAGATGTTTAACGCATCGCTATGTTTTAGTATTGCCGGGTATCCACACCTAAAAAATGACAACTTAGCCGCACAAGCGCAAGTGCTTGCCAGTAATGCTTACACTGAAGCGAGCAATAAAACCAAATACATTGTCAAACGTATTGAGATCCCATACCAAAAGAAAACTATCGTCGCTCATTTGCACTTAACCAGTACCGAAAAACCGCAACCTGTCGTTATGGTCAGTGCTGGGTTAGACAGCTTACAAACGGATCTATGGGCGCTGTTTCGTGACCATTTGGCGAAAAAGAACATCGCCATGTTAACGGTCGATATGCCTTCTATTGGTTACAATACCCACTGGAACTTGACTGAAGACACGTCGCGCTTGCATCAGGCAGTGCTGAATGAGCTATATCACATCCCTTATGTCGATCACCATAAAGTTGGCTTGATTGGTTTCCGCTTTGGCGGTAATGCGATGGTACGACTCTCGTTCCTTGAGCAAGATAAAATTAAAGCCTGTGTCTCACTTGGGGCGCCGATTCATGATGTGCTCTCTTCGCCGGAAAAACTCAAGCAGATGCCTAAGATGTATTTGGATGTATTGGCATCTCGATTAGGTAAGACAGCGGTCGACATTCATAGTCTCGCAGGGCAACTGATGGCTTGGTCATTAAAGGTTCAAGGCATCTTAGCGGGACGCAAGACCCGAGTGCCGATTTTGGCGATGAGTTTAGAAAATGACCCAGTCTCGCCCTACAGCGATAACCAGTTAGTTGCGGTTTACAGCGACTACGGAAAAGCGAAGAAAATTAGTGCTAAGACAATTACACAAGGTTATGAGCAATCCCTCGATTTAGCGATAAAGTGGTTAGAAGATGAGCTAATTAGATGA
- a CDS encoding glutamate-5-semialdehyde dehydrogenase, with amino-acid sequence MELISMGKAAKEAAFQLATASTAQKNQALAIIADELEANAEDILAANAKDIEQGREAGLTEALLDRLLLNPERLTGIANDVRNVISLNDPVGSELDSKVLENGMSLSRRRVPLGVVGVIYEARPNVTIDIAALCLKTGNASILRGGKETFFSNMELVKVIQSALAKAGLPAASVQYIEKPDRELVSQLLKLDDYVDMIIPRGGAGLHKMCKENSTIPVIIGGFGISHIFVDESANLAKSLDVVENSKVQRPSACNSLDTLLVHEKVAAEFLPMLAERVADKVALVAEPKAKALLSTAKELRDAGEGDFDTEWLSYTLGVKVVADVHEAVDHMRVHNASHSDAIMTNSLENSEVFINSVGSAAVYVNASTRFTDGAQFGLGAEVAVSTQKLHARGPMGLEELTSYKWVGKANYLPRS; translated from the coding sequence GTGGAACTGATTTCTATGGGTAAAGCTGCAAAAGAAGCGGCTTTCCAACTGGCAACAGCATCAACAGCACAAAAAAACCAAGCATTGGCGATTATTGCCGATGAGCTTGAAGCAAACGCTGAAGATATCTTAGCGGCGAATGCGAAAGATATCGAACAAGGCCGCGAAGCAGGTCTAACCGAGGCACTGCTTGATCGACTATTGCTAAACCCAGAGCGTCTTACTGGGATTGCTAACGATGTACGTAACGTGATTAGCCTAAACGATCCTGTAGGTAGCGAACTAGACAGTAAAGTACTAGAAAATGGTATGTCGCTATCACGTCGTCGTGTACCGCTTGGTGTGGTTGGTGTGATTTATGAAGCTCGCCCTAACGTAACGATCGACATCGCTGCTCTGTGTCTAAAGACAGGTAACGCAAGCATCCTACGTGGTGGTAAAGAGACCTTCTTCTCTAACATGGAACTGGTTAAAGTGATTCAGTCTGCGCTGGCAAAAGCGGGTCTGCCTGCGGCATCAGTCCAGTACATCGAAAAGCCTGATCGTGAGCTTGTTTCGCAACTGCTTAAGCTTGATGACTATGTTGATATGATCATTCCACGCGGTGGTGCTGGTTTGCACAAAATGTGTAAAGAAAACAGCACTATCCCTGTGATTATTGGTGGGTTTGGTATTAGCCATATCTTCGTTGATGAAAGTGCTAATCTAGCAAAATCATTGGATGTGGTTGAAAACTCAAAAGTACAACGCCCATCGGCATGTAACTCATTAGATACTTTATTGGTTCACGAAAAAGTAGCCGCAGAGTTCTTACCTATGCTAGCAGAGCGTGTAGCGGATAAGGTTGCGCTGGTTGCTGAGCCAAAAGCGAAAGCACTGCTTAGCACAGCTAAAGAGCTACGTGATGCTGGCGAAGGTGACTTTGATACCGAATGGCTAAGCTACACGCTAGGCGTTAAAGTGGTTGCTGACGTTCATGAAGCGGTTGATCATATGCGCGTTCATAATGCGAGCCACTCAGATGCTATCATGACCAACAGCCTAGAAAACTCAGAAGTGTTTATTAACTCTGTTGGCTCGGCGGCAGTTTATGTGAATGCTTCAACGCGTTTCACTGATGGTGCACAGTTTGGTCTTGGCGCTGAAGTGGCGGTCTCTACGCAGAAGCTGCATGCTCGCGGTCCTATGGGCTTGGAAGAGTTGACCAGCTACAAATGGGTCGGTAAGGCAAACTACTTGCCGCGCAGTTAA